The Styela clava chromosome 2, kaStyClav1.hap1.2, whole genome shotgun sequence genome contains a region encoding:
- the LOC120335975 gene encoding meiosis regulator and mRNA stability factor 1-like isoform X2, giving the protein MENASCAGPVGEQTVCQNMTASYPEFSPQFTGSVYFSFPPPPCAPSPLDTQHIISRGMPMHIPIQQTASNLTCEIGAIHQTCGETTNEGVTDISDTMANTLHINNNTKQNIQTETLENAKIMDNQVPPPYSVILPPGSFVQHIGGSVPPQAYHQFSPALSGGMSQFHPVYPINVLSSRDALHSNQAFIQVQQQPTVDQNMQSRPSSNIPEAPWSNHPSTIPPNPPFYWGHFMTTTDKAHGIALASQPFMRRHSIMDDSAVVTPTNVCPPCNLAGIVSATPEFIHPRKPDVPQWLMSPPVGEQDPSIISYAPMMYHNVRVPSVTGIAIPVVGPMGTGVAVGNHINGTEPPKIDSPALVVSPVPFYENSPIPMQQQTHIQDVPRDNGSCDVFCDQSMQANDHPPPPVNVMQFEQHAIGPPLFKRVAELQQQPQCWQCVASDKTPEIKHPTPDLFNRWPNIPPPPAPPAEDDDCQSVCSSNQLVADALPLAAALFHNEPTECCQNINQDEDQQIPPTYPIGVFWDIENCAVPTGKSSLSIVQRVRERFFAGHKEAEFMCVCDINKESRHVIQDLNNAQVNVVHINATAKNAADDKLRQSIRRFAHNHPAPATLVLITGDINFTSEVSDLRHRHKYFVVLIHPASASPSLIQAATTVICYEHLVADLPIVHVSPKTSPESPQPQLLVSNLPMNNDANAVRMRLRQLSDNCGGKVVKLSMGTAVLKFATADAANRALKRLDGEDVFGHSIKVSVLHQSPPNMNAFKNGKPYQSNFSNFSPARHYNNGYHSKPKNRIDNFNIQERSESIVPTSDHQIKPTMNLTPGHCDLPANLRPPFQPHPHYQTPGSMGPPPFPMPPVLNPPPVPYHRVRHSPVYQHSDYNPMPPPPPQPQLFQPPNPERKIIDNQDIGVKLTISNIDAQIGINSIQDCLLKQITDHCKILNMKVRPHNRFTVVCDVIVPHVQDASRVLQHLQRQKIGTKRVLVTLAQQNGEEFGPEEASCLKRDCYILLKDCVGRRMALYRFFNLYEKRFEHKIRLDELKQIPDVVLFRDGSSGREIYINPQIKDESSLGQIITSCPRSGRSTPDINHDFLLPVCKLHYPTDTPRPPSGESGDLLKIEMGLREFSAKLHALLHSHNGILQLDGFEHCYRAEYGIFPFPADMEEGGVIVEHQASYVPGVQIITSQPHCLGVKAIVWAQPQSDTGSDTASDTSGASRWKSPNLIHFSREVVELLKDLPYCCLPYDKFNSTYQRTFGHACRVAEYGFTRLSDLLAAIPHVLQIMGSLSNRILTLTHRAQVKRFTQEVVKILKSTPDRAILVAQMPELYNRTFNRAWRHRDYGVSVLSDLLDDIPEGHICTTGEGDNIVLSLPIRERTHEEKERTNQFAREVVKILRTRPHYCMPFTDFVPTYHRQFGRQCKLANYGFTKLIDLFEALPHVVQVLERGTEKLIALTDTEQQKILSIQITSILRAQIPPALSMLPNRSTDNSHKNNLDGPTLPLACVPALFQQKYGFPLVPQDFNAVDIDDLMKKLSHAIKVVVNKAGDKMVKLAERKPIRLLSAQLLALLLDQTSDQLDVEHLHTMYMERFKENIDPSEYGFLLFSDIIRKALPGVVKMDLDAPECLHLKPLYNEARSIRSVLLKNNGTMNMGEFNFAYLTTFQRPVDFERYGFPTFESLLRALPNVLVVKGFGANRTLTLRNHMQFGPLTATSVRGDKSNEKTICGSASMDDLQAMDSSQFNSVSSAPIVSQNVMKFARGNSRKHEKNLVNSASMGDFKSEEENKRRERMDPERSAPNWLPSTRPTVPLYSGPSFQFQYSKPRLPHPMNTFAKSRHYETNSSPVTTSSSMCNFIIGESNSNDTSSSQENQGTPVRRGVSVSVITLPNGSTPIASTSSCSSESTPKSCRSSESSVEYSEDGICSSDESYPSQNAILNNDFPKLNNNGISSLPNSPFGRITATAYVGPLPSMRSNHHRHTGSDHGSPGQLQLAASFPTLSQT; this is encoded by the exons ATGGAGAATGCATCTTGTGCAGGACCTGTTGGTGAACAGACAGTATGTCAAAACATGACTGCAAGTTACCCAGAATTTTCGCCTCAATTTACTGGATCTGTCTATTTTTCATTTCCACCCCCGCCTTGCGCTCCATCACCACTTGACACACAACACATAATCAGTCGTGGCATGCCTATGCATATTCCAATACAGCAAACAGCCAGCAATTTAACCTGTGAGATTGGTGCTATTCATCAGACCTGCGGTGAAACAACCAACGAAGGTGTTACAGATATATCTGACACAATGGCAAATACGCtacatattaataataataccaaacaaaatattcaaaccgAAACTCTCGAAAATGCTAAAATTATGGACAACCAAGTTCCACCCCCTTATTCTGTTATTCTGCCGCCTGGATCGTTCGTTCAACATATTGGAGGAAGTGTTCCTCCACAAGCATATCATCAATTCAGTCCTGCTCTTTCTGGTGGGATGTCTCAATTTCATCCTGTGTATCCAATCAATGTATTATCGTCAAGAGATGCATTGCATTCAAACCAAGCTTTTATTCAAGTTCAACAACAACCAACTGTCGATCAAAATATGCAAAGTCGACCGTCGTCAAATATACCA GAAGCACCATGGTCCAATCATCCGTCCACAATTCCTCCTAATCCCCCATTTTACTGGGGTCATTTTATGACAACTACTGACAAAGCTCATGGTATTGCTTTGGCATCACAACCTTTTATGCGTCGTCATTCAATCATGGATGATTCAGCAGTCGTTACTCCAACAAATGTCTGCCCACCTTGCAATCTTGCTGGAATTG TGTCAGCCACACCAGAGTTCATTCATCCAAGAAAACCAGATGTTCCTCAATGGTTGATGTCTCCGCCTGTAGGAGAGCAGGATCCAAGTATCATCAGCTATGCTCCTATGATGTATCACAATGTTAGAGTACCTTCTGTTACTGGCATTGCAATCCCTGTTGTAGGCCCTATGGGTACTGGTGTAGCAGTCGGTAATCATATAAATGGCACGGAGCCACCGAAAATTGATTCACCCGCACTTGTAGTATCTCCTGTTCCGTTTTACGAGAACTCTCCCATCCCTATGCAGCAGCAGACTCATATTCAGGATGTACCTCGAGACAACGGCAGTTGTGATGTTTTCTGTGATCAATCTATGCAAGCAAATGATCATCCGCCTCCTCCAGTTAATGTAATGCAGTTTGAGCAA cATGCGATAGGTCCTCCATTGTTCAAAAGAGTTGCAGAACTTCAACAACAACCTCAATGTTGGCAATGTGTGGCCAGTGATAAGACACCA GAAATAAAGCATCCAACACCAGATTTGTTTAACAGATGGCCAAACATACCACCACCACCTGCTCCACCAGCAGAG gATGATGACTGCCAAAGTGTTTGCAGTTCAAATCAATTGGTTGCTGATGCATTGCCTCTTGCTGCTGCTCTATTTCACAATGAACCGACGGAATGTTGCCAGAATATTAATCAG GATGAGGATCAACAAATCCCACCAACTTATCCCATCGGAGTGTTCTGGGATATTGAGAATTGTGCAGTTCCTACTGGCAAATCATCATTGAGTATTGTACAGCGAGTCAGAGAGAGATTTTTTGCAG GGCACAAAGAGGCTGAATTCATGTGTGTTTGTGACATCAACAAAGAAAGTCGTCATGTCATACAAGATCTCAATAATGCTCAG GTTAATGTTGTTCATATAAATGCAACGGCAAAAAACGCAGCCGATGATAAATTAAGACAGAGTATCAGACGATTTGCTCACAACCATCCTGCTCCTGCTACACTAGTTCTTATCACAG gtgatatcaattttacaTCGGAAGTTAGTGATCTCCGACACAGACATAAATATTTCGTTGTTCTTATTCATCCAGCAAGTGCGAGTCCATCTTTGATTCAA GCAGCTACAACTGTCATCTGCTACGAACATCTTGTTGCTGATCTACCAATTGTGCATGTTTCTCCAAAG ACGTCACCTGAATCACCGCAACCACAATTGCTTGTTTCCAATCTTCCAATGAACAACGATGCAAATGCAGTACGGATGAGATTACGTCAGTTATCTGATAATTGTGGAGGCAAAGTTGTCAAGTTATCTATGGGAACTGCTGTGTTGAAATTTGCTACTGCTGATGCTGCCAACAG AGCCCTCAAGAGACTTGACGGAGAAGATGTTTTTGGTCATTCCATCAAAGTCTCAGTTCTTCATCAAAGTCCACCAAACATGAATGCTTTCAAGAATGGGAAACCGTATCAAAGTAACTTTTCCAACTTTTCACCAGCACGACATTATAACAATGGATATCATAGCAAGCCAAAG AATCGAATTGATAATTTCAACATTCAAGAAAGATCTGAATCAATTGTTCCTACTTCTGATCATCAAATCAAACCAACTATGAATCTTACTCCAGGTCATTGTGATCTGCCAGCAAATCTCAGACCACCTTTTCAGCCCCATCCCCATTACCAGACACCTGGTAGCATGGGTCCACCACCCTTCCCTATGCCTCCTGTACTAAACCCACCACCTGTCCCGTACCACCGGGTAAGGCATTCCCCTGTTTATCAACATTCAGATTATAACCCCATGCCTCCCCCGCCACCCCAGCCTCAACTATTTCAACCCCCAAATCCAGAACGAAAAATCATAG ATAACCAAGACATTggagtaaaactgactataaGTAACATCGATGCTCAGATTGGTATCAACTCTATTCAAGATTGTCTTCTGAAACAGATAACCGATCATTGCAAG atattgaaTATGAAAGTGCGCCCTCACAATCGTTTTACTGTTGTTTGTGATGTCATTGTACCACACGTTCAAGATGCGTCAAGAGTTTTACAACATTTACAAAGGCAGAAGATTGGTACGAAACGTGTTCTCGTGACTCTCGCACAGCAAAATGGAGAAGAATTTGGACCAGAAGAAGCATCTTGTCTTAA GAGAGATTGTTACATCTTACTGAAAGATTGTGTTGGAAGAAGAATGGCTTTGTAcagatttttcaatttatatgaaAAGAG attCGAACACAAGATAAGGTTAGATGAATTGAAACAAATACCAGATGTTGTTCTGTTTCGTGATGGATCGTCTGGAAGAGAAATTTATATCAATCCTCAAATTAAGGATGA GTCATCTCTTGGACAAATAATCACATCTTGTCCACGTAGTGGAAGAAGCACACCTGACATTAATCATGATTTTCTTCTGCCTGTTTGTAAATTGCATTATCCTACTGATACTCCCAG ACCACCATCTGGTGAAAGTGGagatttattgaaaattgagATGGGTCTTCGAGAATTTTCTGCCAAACTTCATGCATTACTTCATTCCCATAATGGAATTCTTCAATTAGATGG TTTTGAACACTGTTATCGTGCTGAATATGGAATATTTCCATTTCCTGCTGACATGGAAGAAGGAGGTGTTATTGTAGAACACCAAGCATCATATGTACCAGGAGTTCAAATCATCACATCTCAGCCTCATTGCCTTGGAGTAAAAGCAATAGTATGGGCTCAACCACAAAGTGACACAg GGTCAGACACGGCAAGTGACACATCTGGAGCTTCAAGATGGAAAAGTCcgaatttaattcattttagtCGAGAAGTCGTAGAACTACTCAAG GATCTGCCATACTGTTGTCTGCCATATGATAAATTTAATTCAACTTATCAAAGAACATTCGGACATGCATGCAGAGTAGCTGAATATGGATTCACAAGATTGTCTGACTTACTTGCAGCAATTCCTCATGTTTTACAG ATAATGGGAAGTTTGTCAAACCGAATACTGACGTTGACACATCGAGCTCAAGTGAAAAGATTCACGCAAGAAGTTGTTAAAATCTTAAAATCGACGCCAGATCGAGCTATATTAGTTGCTCAGATGCCTGAACTATATAACAG GACATTTAATCGAGCTTGGCGTCATCGTGATTATGGAGTTAGTGTTCTATCTGATTTACTTGATGATATTCCAGAAGGTCATATTTGTACAACAGGCGAAGGAGATAATATTGTCTTATCACTGCCAATCAGAG agcGAACCCACGAAGAGAAAGAGAGAACAAATCAATTTGCAAGAGAAGTTGTCAAAATATTGCGAACTCGTCCTCATTATTGTATGCCGTTCACTGATTTTGTGCCGACTTATCACAGACAGTTTGGACGACAATGTAAACTTGCTAATTATGGATTTACAAAATTGATAGATTTGTTTGAAGCTTTACCGCATGTTGTGCAG GTTTTAGAAAGGGGGACTGAAAAGCTTATTGCGCTGACCGATACGGAACAACAAAAGATATTGAGCATTCAAATAACCAGTATATTGAGAGCACAAATTCCGCCAGCCTTATCAATGCTTCCAAATCGTTCTACTGATAACAGCCATAAAAATAATCTCGATGGACCTACATTGCCATTAGCTTGCGTTCCAGCTCTATTTCAGCAAAAATATGGATTTCCTCTCGTTCCACAGGATTTTAATGCCGTTGACATTGatgatttgatgaaaaaattatcTCATGCGATTAAG GTTGTTGTCAACAAAGCCGGAGATAAAATGGTGAAACTTGCAGAACGTAAACCAATTCGTCTTCTATCTGCTCAGTTACTTGCATTATTACTTGATCAGACATCAGATCAACTTGATGTTGAACATCTGCACACAATGTATATGGAAAG ATTCAAGGAGAATATCGATCCATCAGAATACGGATTTCTTTTGTTTTCTGACATCATAAGAAAAGCATTACCTGGAGTAGTAAAG ATGGATTTGGATGCACCTGAATGCCTTCATTTGAAACCACTTTATAATGAAGCAAGATCTATCAGATCCGTATtactgaaaaataatggaaCAATGAATATGGG agaattcaattttgcataCTTGACAACATTTCAAAGACCAGTTGATTTTGAAAGATATGGATTTCCTACATTTGAATCTCTGCTTCGTGCTTTACCAAACGTTCTTGTTGTCAAAGGATTTGGTGCCAATCGAACATTGACTCTGAGAAATCATATGCAGT tTGGTCCCCTGACAGCAACATCAGTCAGAGGAGataaatcaaatgaaaaaactaTTTGTGGATCGGCTAGCATGGATgatttgcag GCAATGGATTCATCTCAGTTCAATTCTGTATCCTCTGCTCCGATTGTATCACAAAATGTGATGAAATTTGCACGGGGTAACAGTAGGAAACATGAGAAGAATTTAGTCAATTCTGCAAGTATGGGAGATTTCAAATCTGAAGAAGAAAATAAAAGAAGAGAGAGAATGGATCCAG AGCGGTCAGCTCCAAACTGGCTCCCGTCCACTCGGCCCACTGTTCCACTGTATTCTGGACCTTCTTTCCAATTTCAGTATTCCAAACCAAG aCTACCTCATCCTATGAACACATTTGCAAAGTCACGTCATTATGAGACAAATTCGTCACCGGTCACGACTTCATCTTCAATGTGTAATTTCATTATTGGAGAATCAAATTCAAACGATACTAGTTCG TCCCAAGAAAACCAGGGTACCCCAGTTCGACGAGGTGTAAGTGTCAGTGTAATCACTCTTCCGAATGGCAGCACACCCATTGCATCAACATCTTCATGTAGTTCTGAGTCAACTCCTAAGAGTTGTCGATCATCTGAATCATCTGTGGAATATTCAGAGGATGGAATTTGTTCATCAGATGAAAGTTATCCATCGCAAAATGCTATTTTAAACAATGATTTTCCGAA ATTGAATAACAATGGCATTTCCAGTTTACCAAATTCACCGTTTGGGAGAATAACTGCGACTGCGTATGTTGGTCCTCTACCTTCTATGAGAAGTAATCATCATCGACATACAGGTTCAGATCACGGCAGTCCTGGACAACTTCAACTTGCAGCATCTTTCCCCACACTTTCACAAACGTAA